The genomic region ATACATCGAGCAATGGGGACAATCTGCGGTAGCGAACTCATCAACAGGGATTGCAGTCGCAACATTTCCTGTCCCTTTCCCGACCGAGTGCCTGACAGTGCCTGACAGTTCAAATTGGTGAAGTGACGAATACTCAGACCGGAAATTCGGGCGTGAAATCCTGGGGGGTGAGCCTGGACACTCTTACTAAGACGGGAGTATCAGGGGTTCTGGATGTAACAGGCTCCCCGGCTACTGGTGAGTTTTTCATTTACAGAGCTATCGGGAGATAGAATGAATATTTATAAATGGTCGGCCATTAATAATGCATTTTTCCCCGTCAGTTTGCTTGACAGTTACATGACGGCGGGTTGGAACTTATCTGATGCAATTGACATTCCTGATGATGTTTCAATGGAATATATGGGGGGCCCGCCTGATGGAATGATTCGAGTAGCTGGGGATGACGGGTTACCTGCATGGTCTGAAATCCCTCCAGCAACTCATGAAGAAGAAGTGGCTGCCGCTGAATCGCAAAAACAATTGTTAATTGACCAGGCCAATGCCCACATGAATAGTAAGCAGTGGCCTGGTAAAGCCGCGATTGGACGCCTGACGGGAGACGAACTGGCGCAGTACAATCTGTGGCTGGATTATCTGGACGCACTGGAG from Citrobacter sp. RHB25-C09 harbors:
- a CDS encoding tail fiber assembly protein, producing the protein MNIYKWSAINNAFFPVSLLDSYMTAGWNLSDAIDIPDDVSMEYMGGPPDGMIRVAGDDGLPAWSEIPPATHEEEVAAAESQKQLLIDQANAHMNSKQWPGKAAIGRLTGDELAQYNLWLDYLDALESIDSSSTPDINWPAPPEV